A stretch of the Haloplanus aerogenes genome encodes the following:
- a CDS encoding DUF5783 family protein, with product MVDFDPEKFEDKYANYFTELQRAYKNAFETMNDQFDSELVHAIDQQVLNESEPFYEEGDFRVELPENPKERVTAVIVDDEKLEATLERYVDEIEAELRSVFGVDSGGEPKA from the coding sequence ATGGTCGATTTCGATCCCGAGAAGTTCGAGGACAAGTACGCCAACTACTTCACCGAACTCCAGCGGGCGTACAAGAACGCCTTCGAGACGATGAACGACCAGTTCGACTCCGAACTCGTCCACGCCATCGACCAGCAGGTACTGAACGAGTCCGAACCCTTCTACGAGGAGGGCGACTTCCGGGTCGAACTGCCCGAGAACCCGAAAGAGCGGGTAACGGCGGTGATCGTCGACGACGAGAAACTGGAGGCGACGCTCGAGCGCTACGTCGACGAAATCGAGGCGGAACTGCGGAGCGTGTTCGGGGTCGACAGTGGCGGCGAACCAAAGGCCTAA
- a CDS encoding DUF7130 family rubredoxin-like protein: MTEETRLTIGQTVYDADGTALGTIRGFDEDGVFVTTREGIEALSIEHERAGHEFGGAELIWRCSQCGAVGELGDLPDACPDCDAPREDLYYWTED; the protein is encoded by the coding sequence ATGACCGAAGAGACGCGACTCACGATCGGGCAGACGGTGTACGACGCCGACGGCACGGCGCTCGGGACCATCCGCGGCTTCGATGAGGACGGCGTCTTCGTGACGACGCGGGAGGGAATCGAGGCGCTCTCGATCGAACACGAACGCGCCGGTCACGAGTTCGGCGGAGCGGAACTGATCTGGCGGTGTTCGCAGTGTGGCGCGGTCGGCGAACTCGGCGACCTGCCCGACGCGTGTCCGGACTGTGACGCGCCGCGCGAGGATCTGTACTACTGGACGGAGGATTGA
- a CDS encoding DNA polymerase II large subunit, whose amino-acid sequence MTPDDEAYFERMEDRLDEAFERAELARSRGADPTEEVEIPVARDMADRVENILGIDGVAERVRELDGQMSREEAALALVTDFVEGEVGDYDTNAGKVEGAVRTAVALLTEGVVAAPIEGIDRVEVLENDDGTEFVNVYYAGPIRSAGGTAQALSVLVADYARSLLGIDEFKPRDDEIERYAEEISLYDSETGLQYTPKDKETKFIAEHIPIMLDGEATGDEEVSGFRDLERIDTNSARGGMCLVLAEGIALKAPKIQRYTRDLDEVEWPWLQDLIDGTIGKDEGDESADDGDDADDEDETDAADDEPADETPAGPPRVDPSTKFLRDLIAGRPVFGHPSEDGGFRLRYGRARNHGFATAGVHPATMHLVDDFLATGTQIKTERPGKAAGVVPVDTIEGPTVRLANGEVRRIDDPAEALEIRNGVEEILDLGEYLVNYGEFVENNHPLAPASYTVEWWIQEFEASGADVQALRDDPRVALDDPTVEAALRWATEYDCPLHPAYTYLWHDVSVEAVDELAGAVADGDVVAVESDGGVGLAPEGAGETADELLVEATEGVRRTLETLLVEHVATDEGLRIADWRPLARSLGVTTDLDRTWTLADLPSAAREYADGDNAIRAINEVAPFTVRERAPTRIGNRMGRPEKSERRDLSPAVHTLFPIGEAGGSQRDVGSAARARTDAGRGIVNVQVGRRVCGDCGATTHRTQCPDCGAHTEPVYECESCERIVDPDESGRVYCDRCERDVTSAEWQRIDLGERYQEALDHVGEREAAFEILKGVKGLTSADKTPEPMEKGVLRAKHGVSAFKDGTVRYDMTDLPVTAVKPEELDVTAEDFRELGYETDIDGEPLRFDDQLVELRVQDIVLSDGAAEHLLKTADFVDDLLTEFYDLPAFYEVEEREDLVGELVFGMAPHTSAAVVGRVVGFTSAAVGYAHPYFHAAKRRNCDGDEDCVMLLMDGLLNFSREYLPDQRGGSVAADSRLVAVSPEGEVRFLTVESFWDELDSEIVRDGKFRKKPCLSEGWQTYVFDDDHRASLAPIEKAIRYPADENETLLRVETQFGRSLDITADHSLFRYDDGIEEVAGEDLQEGDLVLAPRQLDIDPVETTINVTEAVDDPYIFIDDRVEDLLRTVWESTGHGSDAHDEFMRGLSYRLAKRKIGYDRFERILDAGGFEGVPTDVTVGLPGSETGIDREIAVDEEFAWLLGLFVAEGTLSGTYPAIHNSDEAIIERARSHVESTLGHDPSIRWSNRAYEIRLPTVFRDVLYGLGFVDAESYDSSEKVIPECILRAPREVALSFLRGFIAGDGSEKTDDNATTIAFHSTSEDVKDGLVFLLHRLGLVANVSARTERDGNRQDIYTVTVSGGATDNPLRRILDGEQPYQPKSLVVPIPDALMEIREMDIEGIKQLIPKYLRRRENVSLEKLREIVAELESRNLPAAAEPRLADLRPLVDGDLSYLRIQGIEAVEYEGHLYDLQVGGEPIFTANWLYAHNSMDAPLVMSSRIDPTEIDDEAHNVDVVREYPLDFYEATREMADPEDVDIEIAEESLDTETEYHGFDHTHDTSNIALGPDLSAYKTLGSMMEKMDAQLNLARKLRAVDETDVAERVIEYHFLPDLIGNLRAFSRQETRCLDCGESYRRMPLSGDCRECGGRVNLTVHEGSVNKYMDTAIQVADEFDCRPYTKQRLEVLEKSLESVFQDDHNKPSRLDDFM is encoded by the coding sequence GTGACACCGGACGACGAGGCGTACTTCGAGCGGATGGAAGACCGACTCGACGAGGCGTTCGAGCGCGCCGAACTGGCGCGGTCGCGGGGCGCCGATCCCACCGAGGAAGTAGAGATACCGGTCGCGCGCGACATGGCCGACCGGGTAGAGAACATCCTCGGCATCGACGGCGTGGCCGAACGCGTGCGGGAACTCGACGGGCAGATGAGCCGCGAGGAGGCGGCGCTGGCGCTGGTCACGGACTTCGTCGAGGGCGAGGTGGGGGATTACGACACGAACGCGGGAAAGGTGGAGGGTGCGGTCCGGACGGCCGTCGCCCTCCTGACCGAGGGGGTCGTCGCCGCCCCGATCGAGGGGATCGATCGCGTCGAAGTGCTGGAGAACGACGACGGCACCGAGTTCGTCAACGTCTACTACGCGGGGCCGATCCGTTCGGCCGGCGGCACGGCACAGGCGCTCTCCGTCCTCGTTGCGGACTACGCGCGCTCCCTGTTGGGCATCGACGAGTTCAAACCCCGAGACGACGAGATCGAGCGCTACGCCGAGGAGATCAGCCTCTACGACTCCGAGACGGGCCTCCAGTACACGCCGAAGGACAAGGAGACGAAGTTCATCGCCGAGCACATACCGATCATGCTGGACGGCGAGGCGACGGGCGACGAGGAGGTGTCGGGCTTCCGGGATCTGGAACGGATCGACACCAACTCCGCCCGTGGGGGGATGTGTCTCGTCCTCGCGGAGGGGATCGCGCTGAAGGCACCGAAGATCCAGCGCTACACCCGGGATCTGGACGAGGTGGAGTGGCCGTGGCTCCAGGACCTCATCGACGGCACCATCGGGAAAGACGAGGGCGACGAAAGTGCCGACGACGGCGACGACGCCGACGACGAGGACGAGACGGACGCAGCCGACGACGAACCTGCGGACGAGACCCCGGCCGGTCCCCCGCGCGTCGACCCGTCGACCAAGTTCCTGCGCGACCTGATCGCCGGCCGCCCGGTGTTCGGCCACCCCTCCGAGGACGGCGGCTTCCGCCTCCGCTACGGCCGCGCCAGGAATCACGGGTTCGCCACCGCGGGCGTCCACCCCGCGACGATGCACCTCGTCGACGACTTCCTCGCGACGGGCACGCAGATCAAGACCGAGCGTCCGGGGAAAGCCGCGGGGGTCGTACCCGTCGACACCATCGAGGGCCCGACGGTCCGCCTCGCGAACGGTGAGGTCCGCCGGATCGACGACCCCGCGGAGGCGTTAGAGATTCGCAACGGCGTCGAGGAGATTCTCGACCTCGGGGAGTATCTCGTCAACTACGGCGAGTTCGTCGAGAACAACCACCCGCTCGCCCCCGCCTCCTACACGGTCGAGTGGTGGATACAGGAGTTCGAAGCGAGCGGCGCGGACGTGCAGGCGCTCCGGGACGACCCCCGTGTCGCCCTCGACGATCCGACGGTCGAGGCGGCGCTCCGGTGGGCGACGGAGTACGACTGCCCGCTCCACCCGGCGTACACCTACCTCTGGCACGACGTGAGCGTCGAGGCGGTGGACGAACTGGCCGGGGCCGTTGCCGACGGCGACGTAGTGGCCGTCGAGAGCGATGGCGGGGTCGGACTGGCGCCGGAAGGCGCAGGCGAGACGGCGGACGAACTCCTCGTCGAGGCGACGGAAGGGGTTCGACGGACGCTCGAAACCCTCCTCGTCGAACACGTGGCGACCGACGAGGGTCTTCGAATCGCGGACTGGCGGCCGCTCGCCCGGTCGCTCGGCGTGACGACCGACCTCGACCGGACGTGGACCCTCGCGGACCTCCCGTCCGCCGCCCGCGAGTACGCCGACGGCGACAACGCCATCCGCGCGATCAACGAGGTGGCGCCTTTCACCGTTCGGGAGCGCGCCCCCACCCGGATCGGCAACCGGATGGGCCGACCAGAGAAATCGGAGCGCCGCGACCTCTCGCCCGCGGTCCACACGCTCTTTCCGATCGGTGAAGCGGGGGGGAGCCAGCGCGACGTGGGGAGTGCGGCCCGCGCCCGCACCGACGCGGGCCGGGGTATCGTGAACGTGCAGGTTGGTCGCCGGGTGTGTGGCGACTGCGGCGCGACCACCCACCGCACGCAGTGTCCGGACTGCGGCGCCCACACCGAACCCGTCTACGAGTGCGAATCCTGTGAACGGATCGTGGACCCCGACGAGTCCGGGCGGGTGTACTGCGACCGCTGTGAGCGGGACGTGACCAGCGCCGAGTGGCAGCGGATCGACCTCGGAGAGCGCTATCAGGAGGCGCTCGACCACGTGGGCGAACGCGAGGCGGCGTTCGAGATACTCAAGGGCGTGAAGGGGCTCACCTCGGCGGACAAGACGCCCGAACCGATGGAGAAGGGCGTCCTCCGGGCGAAACACGGCGTCAGCGCGTTCAAGGACGGCACGGTCCGCTACGACATGACGGACCTGCCGGTGACGGCGGTCAAACCGGAGGAACTGGACGTGACCGCCGAGGACTTCCGCGAACTCGGCTACGAGACCGATATCGACGGCGAACCGCTCCGATTCGACGACCAACTGGTCGAACTCAGGGTGCAGGACATCGTCCTCTCGGACGGCGCCGCGGAGCATCTGCTGAAGACCGCCGACTTCGTCGACGACCTGCTGACGGAGTTCTACGACCTGCCCGCCTTCTACGAGGTGGAGGAGCGGGAGGATCTGGTCGGCGAACTCGTCTTCGGGATGGCGCCGCACACGTCGGCGGCGGTGGTCGGGCGGGTCGTGGGATTCACGTCGGCGGCGGTGGGGTACGCGCACCCTTATTTTCATGCAGCGAAGCGTCGCAACTGCGATGGAGACGAAGATTGCGTCATGCTCCTCATGGACGGCCTCCTCAACTTCAGTCGGGAGTATTTGCCCGACCAGCGAGGCGGGAGCGTCGCCGCCGATTCACGACTGGTTGCCGTCTCGCCCGAAGGCGAGGTCCGCTTCCTGACTGTCGAGTCGTTCTGGGACGAACTCGATAGCGAAATCGTACGCGACGGGAAATTCCGCAAGAAGCCGTGTCTCTCGGAAGGATGGCAGACGTACGTCTTCGACGACGATCATCGGGCATCGCTCGCACCGATCGAGAAGGCGATCCGGTATCCGGCCGACGAGAACGAGACGCTCCTGCGCGTCGAGACGCAGTTCGGCCGGTCACTTGACATCACCGCCGATCACAGCCTCTTCCGTTACGACGACGGAATCGAGGAAGTCGCCGGCGAGGACCTGCAGGAGGGAGATCTCGTCCTCGCACCGCGACAACTCGATATCGACCCGGTCGAGACGACCATCAACGTCACCGAGGCGGTCGACGATCCGTACATCTTCATCGACGATCGTGTCGAGGACCTGCTCCGAACCGTCTGGGAGTCGACGGGCCACGGGAGCGACGCCCACGACGAGTTCATGCGGGGGCTCTCGTACCGTCTCGCCAAGCGCAAGATCGGTTACGACCGGTTCGAACGCATCCTCGATGCGGGAGGCTTCGAGGGCGTTCCGACCGACGTGACGGTCGGATTACCGGGATCCGAGACCGGAATCGACCGCGAGATTGCGGTCGACGAGGAGTTCGCGTGGCTTCTCGGCCTGTTCGTCGCCGAGGGGACGCTGTCGGGTACGTATCCGGCGATCCACAACAGCGACGAAGCGATTATCGAACGAGCGCGTTCGCACGTCGAGTCGACGCTGGGCCACGATCCCTCGATCAGGTGGTCGAACCGCGCGTACGAGATACGGCTTCCGACGGTCTTCCGCGACGTGCTCTACGGACTCGGATTCGTCGACGCCGAGTCGTACGACTCCAGCGAGAAAGTGATCCCCGAGTGCATCCTGCGGGCACCACGCGAGGTTGCGCTTTCGTTCCTTCGCGGCTTCATCGCTGGCGACGGGAGCGAGAAGACGGACGACAACGCGACGACCATCGCGTTCCACTCGACCAGCGAGGACGTCAAGGATGGCCTCGTGTTCCTACTCCACCGCCTCGGACTGGTCGCCAACGTCTCGGCGAGGACGGAACGCGACGGGAACAGGCAGGACATATACACGGTGACGGTGTCCGGAGGCGCGACCGACAATCCGTTACGCAGGATTCTCGACGGCGAGCAACCGTATCAGCCGAAGAGTCTCGTCGTCCCGATCCCGGACGCACTGATGGAAATCCGCGAGATGGACATCGAGGGAATCAAGCAACTGATTCCGAAGTATCTCCGGCGACGCGAGAACGTATCGCTGGAGAAATTACGGGAGATAGTCGCCGAGTTGGAGAGTCGCAACCTGCCGGCAGCCGCAGAACCGCGACTCGCGGACCTCCGACCGCTCGTGGACGGTGACCTCTCCTACCTCCGGATCCAGGGAATCGAAGCGGTCGAGTACGAGGGCCACCTCTACGACCTCCAGGTCGGCGGTGAACCTATCTTCACCGCGAACTGGCTGTACGCTCACAACTCGATGGACGCCCCCCTCGTCATGTCCTCGCGCATCGACCCGACCGAAATCGACGACGAGGCGCACAACGTCGACGTGGTGCGGGAGTATCCCCTCGACTTCTACGAGGCGACCCGCGAGATGGCCGACCCCGAGGACGTGGACATCGAAATCGCGGAGGAGTCGCTGGACACGGAGACGGAGTACCACGGCTTCGACCACACCCACGACACCTCGAACATCGCGCTCGGACCCGATCTGTCGGCGTACAAGACGCTCGGGTCGATGATGGAGAAGATGGACGCGCAGCTAAACTTGGCCCGCAAACTCCGCGCGGTGGACGAGACGGACGTGGCCGAGCGGGTCATCGAGTACCACTTCCTGCCGGACCTGATCGGCAACCTCCGTGCCTTCTCGCGGCAGGAGACCCGGTGTCTGGACTGCGGCGAGTCGTACCGACGGATGCCGCTCTCGGGCGACTGTCGGGAGTGTGGCGGCCGCGTGAACCTGACCGTCCACGAGGGGTCGGTGAACAAGTACATGGACACCGCCATCCAGGTGGCCGACGAGTTCGACTGCCGGCCGTACACGAAACAGCGATTGGAAGTACTGGAGAAGAGTCTGGAGAGCGTGTTCCAGGACGACCACAACAAGCCGTCGCGGCTGGACGACTTCATGTAG
- a CDS encoding YgaP family membrane protein has translation MEPNVGGTDRTVRVILGTLALLSSMAVVVYGGGLTGGRQILVAGVMLLFAAIMFATVGARRCPVNAAIGRNTCRSRK, from the coding sequence ATGGAGCCCAACGTCGGCGGCACCGACCGCACCGTCCGAGTGATCCTCGGGACGCTCGCCCTCCTCTCGTCGATGGCCGTCGTCGTCTACGGCGGCGGCCTGACCGGCGGCCGTCAGATCCTCGTCGCGGGCGTGATGCTCCTCTTCGCGGCCATCATGTTCGCCACCGTCGGCGCACGTCGCTGTCCCGTCAACGCCGCCATCGGCCGGAACACCTGTCGGAGCCGGAAGTAG
- a CDS encoding outer membrane protein assembly factor BamB family protein produces MPSRRAFLAALTAVAGCTNRSSESTESSRRSATDTASSATATATATPTNGTVPVRWRHETPHEALDVVALAPGADGPVVCVGSDGGGAGEGGHALHAVGLADGTEQWRVSLPAPAVTEPIYAEGEAGPRLYVATRVTDGAAELHAIDPTRGTRVWEFDAPERRRFYPLGTTADTVFVGTRDDDVSRSGETVYALAAGDGHERWRVESGDALPSGHAVRRETLLVRTPARVRALDAATGAERWRIDSSTAIHGPAVDSRGERVFVGHDGAVRAVGLGDGRERWRRDVEFTMSRVVTPREAMSTTVFVGDRAGRLLAVSPLDGETRWTLSVDTDGFRPSVARTSERLYVGGPGVYALDPVSGERAWSFTPPAVEVGVHASTTVFADVRGDRIHTFDPADGTERWRFTPESRPSGPATAGNLAFVGVGGTVYALDGSRTASESS; encoded by the coding sequence ATGCCCTCCAGACGAGCGTTTCTCGCCGCACTGACGGCAGTCGCTGGCTGTACGAATCGGTCGAGCGAGTCGACGGAGTCGTCGAGACGGAGCGCCACCGACACCGCGTCGAGTGCGACGGCAACGGCGACGGCGACGCCCACGAACGGCACGGTCCCCGTTCGCTGGCGCCACGAGACGCCACACGAGGCGCTCGACGTCGTAGCACTCGCCCCCGGCGCCGACGGGCCGGTGGTGTGCGTCGGGAGCGACGGCGGCGGCGCGGGCGAGGGCGGCCACGCCCTCCACGCCGTCGGACTGGCGGACGGCACCGAGCAGTGGCGCGTGTCGCTCCCGGCCCCGGCGGTGACCGAACCGATATACGCCGAGGGCGAAGCGGGGCCGCGCCTCTACGTCGCCACGCGGGTGACGGACGGCGCAGCGGAACTACACGCGATCGACCCCACTCGCGGGACGCGTGTCTGGGAGTTCGACGCCCCCGAGCGACGGCGGTTCTACCCGCTCGGTACGACCGCGGACACGGTGTTCGTGGGGACGCGGGACGACGACGTGTCACGGAGCGGCGAAACCGTGTACGCGCTGGCCGCCGGGGACGGCCACGAGCGGTGGCGTGTGGAGAGTGGCGACGCGCTTCCGAGCGGCCACGCGGTCCGACGGGAGACGCTCCTCGTGCGGACGCCGGCGCGGGTTCGAGCGCTCGATGCGGCGACGGGCGCGGAGCGGTGGCGGATCGACAGTTCGACCGCAATCCACGGCCCGGCCGTCGACTCCCGCGGCGAGCGGGTCTTCGTCGGCCACGACGGCGCGGTGCGAGCGGTGGGACTCGGGGACGGGCGCGAGCGCTGGCGTCGCGATGTCGAGTTCACGATGTCGCGGGTGGTGACCCCTCGCGAAGCGATGAGCACGACGGTGTTCGTGGGTGACCGCGCGGGCCGGCTGCTGGCAGTGAGTCCGCTGGACGGCGAGACGCGGTGGACGCTCTCGGTCGACACCGATGGGTTCCGGCCGAGCGTCGCTCGAACGAGCGAGCGGTTGTACGTGGGTGGGCCGGGCGTCTACGCCCTCGATCCGGTCTCCGGCGAGCGCGCGTGGTCGTTCACGCCGCCGGCAGTCGAGGTCGGCGTCCACGCCTCGACCACCGTCTTTGCCGACGTCCGCGGCGACCGGATCCACACTTTCGACCCGGCAGACGGAACGGAACGGTGGCGGTTCACACCCGAATCGCGGCCCTCCGGACCGGCCACCGCCGGAAACCTCGCGTTCGTCGGCGTCGGAGGGACGGTGTACGCCCTTGACGGAAGCCGGACGGCGTCGGAGAGTTCCTGA
- a CDS encoding DUF7289 family protein has protein sequence MTSGPPYVSPPEARRAQSTVIGVVLVIGLAVAGTTAVLVVGGSALQDVRDQASAGQAELAMSTVDSEVSEVALGYAQTRRVSLGGQGQAAVDESAGRITIERMGANATGPPLVNTTMGAVTYRTGGTTVAYQGGGVWREESGQARMISPPEFHYRWGTSTGGDPTLTFPLVVLRGSASSSEALRFSDGPTRAAFPNASAGRQNPLDAGSVRVTIRSDYYRAWADYFETRTDADSVTVIDANRSVEVVLSVPTRGREIRNSIAARSPTVTVQGGATVDSYNSSEGTYPATRGENGSVYVGEDLVNAGGGTIYGDMRVDGDFEAGGGIDVEGQLIVDGDADLSGGGVSVDEKIVADGDLFLGGGGNLDSPAVVSGRVVETGGGVTVNEDVKAGGDYASSSGTVNGDVHVGGDFYPANGQNINGDLTMAGTFEDSGVWPNVNGNVVENGPQPDLSAVSVARNLQPPTLQPIDHTIETRLSTAAATNDNAGSDADRIEAGNCGGAYADCTLTNGTYYLDEMALSGGDHLTFDTSGGPIYLVVDGDVSTTGGSPVDVTGSNRVHVYATGDYEIRTDWTSVGDRGDQIWLYGTSESTVTVQSGANFYGVIYAPGNQDVAVRGGAEVYGGVVGGVSDVQGGTAVHYDTVLADQKPVLTGGGGAPVTFLHISVNEIRVEDG, from the coding sequence ATGACGTCCGGTCCCCCCTACGTGAGCCCTCCAGAAGCCCGCCGCGCCCAGAGTACGGTCATCGGCGTGGTGCTCGTTATCGGCCTCGCGGTGGCCGGGACGACAGCCGTGCTGGTGGTCGGCGGCAGTGCGCTCCAGGACGTTCGGGATCAGGCGAGCGCCGGCCAGGCCGAACTCGCCATGTCGACGGTCGACTCCGAAGTCAGTGAAGTCGCACTCGGATACGCCCAGACGCGGCGCGTATCCCTCGGCGGGCAGGGACAGGCGGCGGTCGACGAGTCCGCGGGGCGGATAACCATCGAGCGGATGGGCGCCAACGCCACCGGGCCGCCGCTCGTGAACACGACGATGGGGGCGGTGACGTACCGAACCGGAGGGACGACCGTCGCGTATCAGGGCGGCGGCGTCTGGCGCGAGGAGTCGGGGCAGGCGCGCATGATCTCGCCCCCGGAGTTCCACTATCGCTGGGGCACGAGCACGGGCGGCGATCCGACCCTGACCTTCCCGCTGGTCGTCCTCCGCGGGTCGGCGTCCTCGTCGGAGGCGTTGCGGTTCTCCGACGGGCCGACGCGGGCCGCGTTCCCCAACGCCAGCGCGGGGCGGCAGAACCCGCTGGACGCGGGCAGTGTGCGTGTGACGATCCGGAGCGACTACTACCGGGCGTGGGCCGACTACTTCGAGACGCGGACCGACGCGGATTCGGTGACCGTGATAGACGCGAATCGGTCGGTCGAAGTCGTCCTCAGCGTCCCGACGCGGGGGCGGGAGATTCGGAACTCCATCGCCGCCCGGTCGCCGACGGTGACGGTGCAGGGTGGCGCGACCGTCGACAGCTACAACTCCTCCGAGGGGACCTACCCCGCGACACGGGGTGAGAACGGGAGCGTCTACGTGGGCGAGGACCTCGTCAACGCTGGCGGGGGGACCATCTACGGCGACATGCGCGTCGACGGCGACTTCGAGGCCGGCGGCGGCATCGACGTAGAGGGACAGTTGATCGTCGACGGCGACGCGGACCTCTCGGGCGGCGGCGTCAGCGTCGACGAGAAGATCGTCGCCGACGGCGACCTCTTCCTCGGCGGCGGCGGGAATCTGGACAGCCCGGCCGTCGTCAGCGGGCGGGTGGTCGAGACGGGCGGCGGCGTCACGGTGAACGAGGACGTGAAGGCAGGCGGCGACTACGCGAGCAGTTCCGGGACGGTCAACGGCGACGTGCACGTCGGCGGCGACTTCTACCCGGCGAACGGGCAGAACATCAACGGCGACCTGACGATGGCGGGGACGTTCGAGGACAGCGGCGTCTGGCCGAACGTCAACGGCAACGTCGTGGAGAACGGTCCGCAACCGGATCTGAGTGCGGTGTCGGTGGCGCGGAATCTGCAGCCACCGACCCTCCAGCCCATCGACCACACCATCGAGACGCGTCTCTCCACCGCCGCGGCGACGAACGACAACGCGGGGAGCGACGCCGACCGGATCGAGGCCGGGAACTGCGGGGGCGCGTACGCCGACTGTACGCTCACCAACGGCACCTACTACCTCGACGAGATGGCGCTCTCGGGCGGCGACCACCTCACGTTCGACACCAGCGGCGGGCCGATCTATCTCGTCGTCGACGGCGACGTGTCGACCACGGGCGGGTCGCCGGTCGACGTGACCGGGTCGAACAGGGTCCACGTCTACGCCACCGGCGACTACGAGATTCGGACCGACTGGACGAGCGTGGGCGACCGCGGCGACCAGATCTGGCTCTACGGCACCAGCGAGTCGACGGTCACGGTGCAAAGCGGCGCGAACTTCTACGGCGTGATCTACGCCCCCGGGAACCAGGACGTCGCCGTGCGCGGCGGCGCGGAGGTGTACGGCGGCGTCGTCGGCGGCGTGAGCGACGTGCAGGGTGGGACGGCCGTCCACTACGACACGGTGCTCGCGGACCAGAAACCGGTGCTCACCGGCGGCGGCGGCGCGCCAGTCACGTTCCTGCACATCAGCGTCAACGAGATTCGGGTCGAGGACGGGTAG
- a CDS encoding NifU family protein has product MSTDAQDTDGDAEDDLRERVTNFLRRNFPQIQMHGGSAAIQNIDTETGEVSIQLGGACSGCGISPMTIQAIKSRMVKEIPEITKVHADTGMEGMGGEGGHGGMEPSFPGETSDDGETSDEGPQAPF; this is encoded by the coding sequence ATGAGTACTGACGCTCAGGACACCGACGGCGACGCCGAGGACGACCTCCGCGAGCGCGTGACGAACTTCCTGCGACGCAACTTCCCGCAGATCCAGATGCACGGCGGCAGCGCCGCCATCCAGAACATCGACACGGAGACGGGCGAAGTGAGCATCCAGCTCGGCGGCGCCTGTTCCGGCTGTGGCATCTCCCCGATGACGATTCAGGCGATCAAGAGCCGGATGGTCAAAGAGATTCCCGAGATCACGAAAGTCCACGCCGACACCGGCATGGAAGGTATGGGCGGCGAGGGCGGCCACGGCGGCATGGAGCCCTCGTTCCCCGGCGAGACGAGCGACGACGGCGAGACGAGCGACGAAGGCCCGCAGGCTCCCTTCTAA
- a CDS encoding PPC domain-containing DNA-binding protein, which yields MDARELAVSAEYRVAIEEGDDWREAIEHAADAEGVASAWFTGVGTVSDADVWHYDPTAAEHRAVRFDEPLSVAACIGGVTVDDGEAVARPHAVLTRPSGQAVGGYLNAATAVEGTVHLRAFEDGASFDRPTDDPTDP from the coding sequence ATGGACGCTCGTGAACTCGCCGTGAGTGCGGAGTACCGCGTCGCCATCGAGGAAGGCGACGACTGGCGGGAGGCCATCGAGCACGCCGCCGACGCCGAGGGGGTCGCGTCGGCGTGGTTCACCGGAGTGGGGACGGTCAGCGACGCGGACGTGTGGCACTACGATCCGACGGCCGCCGAACACCGCGCGGTTCGGTTCGACGAACCGCTGTCGGTCGCGGCCTGCATCGGCGGCGTCACCGTCGACGACGGCGAGGCGGTCGCCCGCCCCCACGCCGTTCTCACGCGACCGAGCGGGCAGGCGGTCGGCGGCTACCTCAACGCCGCGACGGCCGTCGAAGGCACCGTGCATCTCCGTGCTTTCGAGGACGGGGCATCGTTCGACCGACCGACCGACGATCCGACCGACCCGTGA